The Streptomyces capitiformicae genome contains the following window.
CATCGCCGCCGCGACGGGGCTCACCGCCGCCCACGTCGGAGTGCGCCTGCAGCGCATGCGCGAGCAGCTGGAACTGAGCCGGACGATCGTCGCCGCGCTGGAGGCCGACCCGCGCTGTCCGCAGTTGGACGAGACCGTCGTCGGCTGGGACGGTCTCCGTACCTCGGTGTGGCGCAAGCGGATCGCGCGGCACACCCGCGGCTGCCCGGTCTGCACGGCGACGAGGACAGAACGGGTTCCGGCCGAACTGCTGCTTCTCAGCCTCGCGCCGCTGGCCGTCCCGGCCGGGCTCGTCGCCGCGCTGGCTGCCAAGGGCCTGCTGTCGAGTACGGCTGCGAGTGCCGCCGGGCTGGCCACGGCACACGTCGCCGTCGGCACTGCGGCGGCGTCGGGGGGAAGCGCTCTGCACAGCTCGCTGATCGGCAAGCTCTACGCGATGACCGCTCATCCGCTGGTGGGTCTCACCACCGGCGCGGTGCTCATCGCCGGGACCGCCACCTACACAACCTGGCCCGAACCGGAGCGTCGGGCGCCCGGCGTCACCGCCGCTCCCACGGCCGGCCATCCCACGCCGACCCCGTCGCGCACCACCACGACGGCCGGACCGTCCCCGGTGAGTCCGACCACCGCCGCGGGCACTGTTCCGCTGGGCGCACATGCGCTGGAGTCCGTGGACAAGCCCACCCTGTACCTCACCTATGCCGGCGACTTCGCGGCGCTCCGCCGGGTCTCCGCGTCCAGCAGCGCGGGGACACGGCGGCGGGTCACCTTCTTGGTCATCCGAGGGCTGGCCGACACCCGGTGCGTCACCTTCCGCGCCGCCGACGGCCGCTATCTGCGCCATAGCTACCTGCGGCTACGGCTGAGCACCAACGACGGCAGCGAACTGTTCCGTGAAGACGCCACGTTCTGTCCGCGCCCCGGGGCAGTCGCCGGGTCGGTGACCCTGCACGCGCACAACTATCCCGGATCGGTCATCCGCCACCGCGACGGTGGCATCTGGCTGGATGGCTCCGACGGCACGAGGGCCTTCGCCGGCCAGGCTTCCTTCACCGTACGCAGGGCCGGGGTTTGAGAACCGCTCCTTGAGCATTCCGGACCGAGTCGCGCAGTGACAGCCGGTGATCCTGCGCCCGCCGTTCTCGACCCGGCGGTGAGCCGAGTGCTGCGCCGAATCCGGCTTCGGTCCGCATGCATCGACGGCTGCCTCGCCGAGACCGGCCTGAAGGCTGATCACCGCAACCGCCCCCGATATCACTCCTCCCAACCCCCACTGATGAGCAGGGCGGCGGCGCGTCCTTCCCCCATGGACGGCCGGTCTGGGGGCCATGGACGCCGGTCTGAGGGGCCATGGACGGCCGGTCTGAGGGGCCATGGACGGCCGGTCTGGGGGGCTCGGCATAACGCTTTCTGCCGGCGAGATACATCACTGCGCAATCGTCCGGACAGCGCGATTTTCTGTTACGAGGATGCGAGTCCGGCGGCCTCCACTTCATGGGGCGCCCTTCCCGCCGCTCACCATGGCGTGCCGGCGTGGCAGATTCCCCGACTTCCCCCGTTGACGTATCCCCTGAAGAAAGCCGCTCCAATGACGCGACACACCCACGAACGCCGGGCGACCGGTACGCAGGGACGGCCCCACGTCCTGCACCGCACTCAACCCGCGACGGATCAGGCCGTACCGGCCGACGCGCGCACGATCACGGCGCGCAGGGTGACCCTCGACCCCCGAAGAGAATCATGAAGGGCCTGCACCGGCTCGGCCGGCGTCGCCGAGCAGTGGTGGCAGGGCTGTCGGCCGCGGCGGCGCTGGCCGGTGCCGCGACGCTCCTTCCCAGCTCCGCCGGAGCCGCCACCCTGGGTACGCAGGCGGTCCCCTCGGGCCGGTACTTCGGCACCGCCGTGGCCGCCGGGAGGCTCGGTGACTCGGCGTACTCCACGATCTTGGACCGGGAATTCAACATGATCACCCCGGAGAACGAGATGAAGTGGGACGCCACGGAACCGTCCCGGGGATCGTTCAACTTCGGTCCAGCCGACCAGATCGTCAGCCACGCGACCTCCCACGGGCAGCAGCTGCGCGGGCACACTCTGGTGTGGCACTCCCAGTTGCCCACCTGGGTCAGCGGCATCACCGACGCTGCCACGCTGCGCAGCGTGATGAACAACCACATCACCACCACGATGGCCCACTTCAAGGGCAAGATCCACTCCTGGGACGTGGTCAACGAGGCGTTCGCCGACGGATCCACCCAGCTCCGCAGCTCGGTGTTCCAGAAGGTGCTGGGCGAGGGGTTCATCGAGGAGGCTTTCCGCACCGCCCGGGCGGCCGACCCGGCGGCCAAGCTGTGCTACAACGACTACAACATCGAGAACTGGACCGACGCCAAGACTCAGGGCCTGTACGCCATGGTGCGCGACTTCAAGTCCCGTGGCGTACCCATCGACTGTGTCGGGTTCCAGAGCCACTTCGGCACCAGCGGGCCGCCGGCCAGCTTCGGCACCACGCTGTCGAACTTCGCGGCGCTGGGCGTGGACGTGCAGATCACCGAGTTGGACATCGCTACCGCCCCGCCGACCGCATACGCCAACACCGTCAAGGCGTGCCTGAACGTGTCGCGGTGCACCGGCATCACCGTGTGGGGCATCCGCGACAGCGATTCGTGGCGGAGCGCGGACAACCCGCTACTGTTCGACAGCGGCGGCAACCCGAAGCCGGCCTACGACGCCGTGATCAGCGCCCTGGGCTCCGGCACCAGCCCGTCCACCAGCCCGTCCACCAGCTCCTCCGCCAGCCCGTCCGCCAGCCCGTCGTCGACTGATCAACCACGCGTGAAGACCCGACGAGTCCGCCCAACGGCCGACGGGACCACCACGTCCCCCTCCCCGTCCGCCACCGGCTCCCTGCCGTCGACGTTCCAATGGAGTTCCAGCGGGGTGCTGATCTCGCCGAAGTCGGATGCGAGCCACAACATCGCCGGCATCAAGGACCCGTCGGTGGTGTACTACAAAGGCAAATACCATGTGTTCGCCAGCGTGGCCGACTCGTCCGGGTACAGCATGGTGTACCTGAGCTTCACCGACTGGTCGCAGGCGGGTTCAGCCACCCACCACTACCTGGACCAATCACCGATCGGCACGGGATATCGGGCCGCGCCGCAGGTGTTCTACTTCGCACCACAGGACCTGTGGTACCTGGTGTACCAGACCGGCGGGAACGCGTCGTACTCGACCAATGCGGACATCAGCAACCCGAACGGGTGGAGCGCCCCGAAGGGCTTCTACTCCTCCATGCCGGCGATCATTTCGCAGAACATCGGCAATGGGTACTGGGTGGACATGTGGGTGATCTGCGACTCGGCGAACTGCTACCTGTTCTCCTCCGACGACAACGGACAGCTGTACCGGTCGCAGACCACGCTGTCGCAGTTCCCCAACGGGATGACCAACACCGTCATCGCCGCGCAGGACGCCAACCGCAACAACCTCTTCGAGGCCAGCAACGTCTACAAGGTCCAGGGCAAGAACCAGTACCTGCTGCTCGTGGAGGCGATCGGGTCGGACGGCCGGCGCTACTTCCGGTCCTGGACATCGGGCAGCATCGACGGCTCGTGGACCGCGCTGGCAGCCAGTGAGAGCAACCCGTTCGCGGCGGCCGGCAACGTCACCTTCCCCTCAGGCGCCTGGACCAAGGACATCAGCCACGGGGAGCTGATCCGGGCCGGGTACGACCAGACCCTGACCATCAGCCCCTGCAAGATGCGGTACCTGTACCAAGGACAGGACCCCAACGCCAGCGGTGACTACAACAGCCTGCCCTGGCGACTGGGACTGTTGACTCAATCCAACTCCACCTGCTGATACTCCGGTCCGACGTCGCGATCCCGCGTCGGCCCGGGCAGGAACGGAACGGCCACCGCGTGATCCAAGGGGTTGTGTGGACTCCCGAAGATCGTGCGGTGGCCGCGGCCGTAGCAAGGACCCCGCCTCGTCGGCGGTCGATGTTCATGGCGACGGCCTCCGCCCTCGCCGTTCCGGTCGGCAGTCTCCAGGGCGTCCAGCGGAAGTTCGGTCCGCATGTGGTTCGCCACCTGCCAGCCGACGATCATCCTCGAGTACACGTCCAGGCGCAGGGTGCCGTCGGTGTAGAGCGACCAGAGCTGGTTGGCGCCGCCGCTGCAGCTCCAGATCTGGGCGGCGGTCCCGTCGGCGGTGCTGGCGCCGTTGACGTCCATGCACTTGCCGGCGATGCCGGACTGCACGGGGGCGGGGGCGGGTGCGGGGTTCCTCAGCCACCCGGCGCTGTCCGCGGTCTGGACGCCGCGGTGGAAGGCGTCGGCCATCTTCTGGTAGCCCGAGTCGTTGGGATGCAGGGTGTCGTCCAGGTCGGCCGTGGTCAGGCTGCTCATGTCCACGTAGGCGACCTTCTTGCCCGCGGCCTGCGCGTCGCTCACGATCCGGGGGATGGCCTGGTTGTACGCGGCCCGGTACTGCTCCTCCGAGCCGCTGGTGGACACAACGAGGGAGGCCACGAGGACCGTTGCGTCGGGGGCGGCGGCGGTGATCTGGTTGACCAGCGACTTCAGCCGGTCGGTGGCGGTGGAGACCTGGTAGCTCTCGTTGAGGTCGTTGGTACCGAGATGCAGCGTCACGACGTTGGGCCGGTAGCGGGTCAGTGAGGCGTCGGCGAGTGCGGCGATCTGGTGGATCTTGTATCCGGGGTGGCCTTGGTTGTCGGGGTCGGACATCGAACCGCCCCGCACCGTGCCCACGAAGTCCAGCGGATGGCCGTCCGCCGCGAGCCTGTTCCACAACGGCCCCCGGTAGCCGTTGCCCGTGCTGCTTCCCACACCCCACGTGATCGAGTCACCCAACGGCATGACCCGCAAAGGCGTGTCGGAGGCGGCGGAGGCAGGCGTCACGCCTGTCGCCGTCACGCCGAGTGCGGCGGCGACAAGCGTGACCAGGGGGATGAACCAGGGCTTTCTCATGCAGGCGTCCTCTTCTGCGAGTGAGTGATGAAACAACGGGACTGATCGCCGTACGTGTCAGCGATTCGGCCGCTCTGCCGTCCTGTCGGCGTCGGCGGTCGCCTGACGTACGGGCAGAACGGCGTGGGAAGGGATCCTCTTGCGCTGTGAACGCTGGCGAGCGGGTTCGGCGCTGGCCGGCCCGTGGCCGTGAGGGAACGTGCCGGTGCCGCCGCGGCGAGTGCGGGGCGAGTGAAAGCCGCGCCGCCGCGGATGGGGTCCGCGACGGCACGGCAGGGGGGCGGACAGGTCAGGCCCAGGGGCTGACCACCGTGAAGGAACTGTCGGCGCGGAACGTGTCGGTGTTCTGGTAGAGGTCCACGCTCAGCGCGTAGTTGTAGTGGCGCAGATAGCGGCCGGGGTAGTTGTACGACTCCAGGCGGACGGAACCGGAGGCGGTGCCGGGGCGGGCGCAGTAGGTGGCGTCCTTCTTGAAGACGTCGGTGCCGTTGCTGCTGTCGAAGCGGATCCGGAAGTCCCAGTGGCGCATGTAGCGGCCGGAGGAGTCACGGAAGGAGTAGCAGTTGGCGTCGGCGAGGCCGGGCACGACGGTGAAGGTGGCGCTCTGCTTGACGGCGGTGGTGCTGGAGGTGCTCACCGGGTCGATGTAGCCGAGGCTGTCGGAGCGCACCACGGCGTACCGGCCGGGGAAGTTGACCGACTGCAGCGACCTGGTGGTGTTGGTGGGCAGGGTGACACCGCCGGAGACCGTCTCCTTCAGCACGGTGGCGTGGCGTATGAAGCCGGTCAGGCCGGGCACCTCGGTGGGTGTGGACCAGGTGGCGAAGTTGTCGTAGCTGTCGCTGTACCAGTACTTCCCGGCGCGGTAGCCGTCGTAGTAGATGCGCCAGCCGCCGTTGTCGAGCTGGACCAGGGCCGGGCCCTCGACCCAGTCGCCGAATCCGGCCCAGTTGCCCGTCTTCCGCATGGTGTAGGGGCCGGTGAGGCTGGAGGCGGTGGCGTACTCGATGTACTTCGTCGTCTCGTTCTTGGTGAACGCGTGGTAGGTGGAGCCGATCTTGACGATGAAGGTGTCGATGTAGTTCGGGCCGATGCCGGACAGCTGGGTGGGCGCGGACCAGGTGGTCAGCGCGGAGTTGGTCGCCGTGATCTTCCAGGCGGTGAAGTGGGTGGCGGTGCTCGCCGAGGTCAGGGACATGATGACGTTGACGCTGCCATCGGTGTCGATGAACCACTCGGGCGCCCAGGTGCGGGTCAGCCCGCTGATCGGGATCGTGTAGTTGTTCAGGAACGTCCAGTTCACCCGGTCGGTGCTCCGGGCGAAACCGATCGTGTTCCCGGTCCAGTTGGTGGTGTAAGTGAGGTAGTAGAAGCCGTCCGTGTGCTTGAAGATGCTGGGGTCACGGATCAGGCCAGACGGCGGGGTGTAGGCAGGGCCCTTCTGCAGGGTGAATCCGGTGGCGTCCGGCGAGTCGTACACATACAGGTTCGACTCACTGCTGTTGGTGAACGCGGTCATGGTGTACCGAGTGGCCTGCCCGGCCGGCGGGGCGGCGGCGGAGGCGGTGCCCTGAAGGGCGGGGGCACCCAGCAGGACAAGCAGCAGCGGGCCCAGCAGGGCGAGCAGCCTTCTTACGGTTCTGTTCAACTCTTCCTCCGGGCTCGGCCAGTCCGCTTGGCCAATCGCCGTGGTGAGGGACATGATTGTTCGAAATTAAGAACAATGTGCGGGACTTCGAGCAGAAGATAGATTTGAGCCGTGGTTCCGTCAATGTTTCCGACGGGTTCCGTTCCGGTGCAGCTCACGCCGCCCGCGTAACGGAAAAGACGTACCGTCGCATACGTTGACTTCCGTGCGGGGTGCCCTTACGGTCAGCGTCAACTATTTCCGCAAATCGACCCACGTTCGGAATACCGGACATTCACTTTCCAGGCGCGAGACGTCTGTGCAGACACACCCTGGTCCGAGCCGTGGTGCTGATGACCGCCGCCGACGGCCTCATTGACATCCAGAGCCGGGAGCCCACCGAACCCTCCGAACGGAACCCGTCGCGGTGGCTCCAACCAGATCGCGGTGCCACCGGCGCCGATGGGCTGGGCGTCGTGGAACACCGGTGCCACGGGAACCAAGGTCGTCGACATCGCCTACACCAACGGCGGCAACGCGGCCCGTACGGCCCTCCTCCAGGTCAAGGGACAGCAGGCCACCACGGTCTCCTTTCCGCCGACCGGCTCCTGGACCACACCGGGCACCGTCTCGGTCGAGGTGTCCCCGGCGAAGGGCTCGTCGAACACGCTGACGTTCTCCAACCCCACCGCACGGACAACCGACTTCGACACCATCGAGGTCCGCCCGCTGCCCGGCCCGAATGGCGCCCAGGTCGTCGGACAGCAGTCGAACCGCTGCAGCGGCATCAACAACAGCACGGAAAGCCGAACGGGCCGAGGCCGAACCCGGTGAGTCGGGTCCGGCGCCCTACCGCGGTCTCGCCCGGTTCGCGGTGGCTGTTCGGGTCCTCGGGCAGCGGCGAGTCCTCCCTGCCGCGTGCCGGTCTGGTGCCGCGGTGACAGCACGTCGACTTTGCTGAGTTCGTGAAGCGCCGATGGATTGCCGGAGGTGGGGTGGGCGAATCGCTCCAGGACACAGCAGATCGGCATGCGTCGTGGCCGTTTCGACATGGAGCAGGTGACAGGCGGAGAAGCGAGGCTCTGAGCAGCCGCACCGTGAAGGCGGCGGACTGTGAAGGAGCGATCTCATGGGCCGATACGATCTAGCCCTCATC
Protein-coding sequences here:
- a CDS encoding glycoside hydrolase family 43 protein codes for the protein MNRTVRRLLALLGPLLLVLLGAPALQGTASAAAPPAGQATRYTMTAFTNSSESNLYVYDSPDATGFTLQKGPAYTPPSGLIRDPSIFKHTDGFYYLTYTTNWTGNTIGFARSTDRVNWTFLNNYTIPISGLTRTWAPEWFIDTDGSVNVIMSLTSASTATHFTAWKITATNSALTTWSAPTQLSGIGPNYIDTFIVKIGSTYHAFTKNETTKYIEYATASSLTGPYTMRKTGNWAGFGDWVEGPALVQLDNGGWRIYYDGYRAGKYWYSDSYDNFATWSTPTEVPGLTGFIRHATVLKETVSGGVTLPTNTTRSLQSVNFPGRYAVVRSDSLGYIDPVSTSSTTAVKQSATFTVVPGLADANCYSFRDSSGRYMRHWDFRIRFDSSNGTDVFKKDATYCARPGTASGSVRLESYNYPGRYLRHYNYALSVDLYQNTDTFRADSSFTVVSPWA
- a CDS encoding carbohydrate-binding protein, whose protein sequence is MPPAPMGWASWNTGATGTKVVDIAYTNGGNAARTALLQVKGQQATTVSFPPTGSWTTPGTVSVEVSPAKGSSNTLTFSNPTARTTDFDTIEVRPLPGPNGAQVVGQQSNRCSGINNSTESRTGRGRTR
- a CDS encoding sigma-70 family RNA polymerase sigma factor, whose translation is MITDANHAELVVAAQAGDDRAREELIAAYLPLLYNIVRRALSGHADVDDVVQETLLRVVRDLPALRAPESFRSWLVSITLRQISNHWQRQRAFAGRTTVIDDACQIPDAGAVPEDMTILRLHVSDERRQVAEAGRWLDPDHRVLLSLWWQECAGSLSRDDIAAATGLTAAHVGVRLQRMREQLELSRTIVAALEADPRCPQLDETVVGWDGLRTSVWRKRIARHTRGCPVCTATRTERVPAELLLLSLAPLAVPAGLVAALAAKGLLSSTAASAAGLATAHVAVGTAAASGGSALHSSLIGKLYAMTAHPLVGLTTGAVLIAGTATYTTWPEPERRAPGVTAAPTAGHPTPTPSRTTTTAGPSPVSPTTAAGTVPLGAHALESVDKPTLYLTYAGDFAALRRVSASSSAGTRRRVTFLVIRGLADTRCVTFRAADGRYLRHSYLRLRLSTNDGSELFREDATFCPRPGAVAGSVTLHAHNYPGSVIRHRDGGIWLDGSDGTRAFAGQASFTVRRAGV
- a CDS encoding GDSL-type esterase/lipase family protein; the encoded protein is MRKPWFIPLVTLVAAALGVTATGVTPASAASDTPLRVMPLGDSITWGVGSSTGNGYRGPLWNRLAADGHPLDFVGTVRGGSMSDPDNQGHPGYKIHQIAALADASLTRYRPNVVTLHLGTNDLNESYQVSTATDRLKSLVNQITAAAPDATVLVASLVVSTSGSEEQYRAAYNQAIPRIVSDAQAAGKKVAYVDMSSLTTADLDDTLHPNDSGYQKMADAFHRGVQTADSAGWLRNPAPAPAPVQSGIAGKCMDVNGASTADGTAAQIWSCSGGANQLWSLYTDGTLRLDVYSRMIVGWQVANHMRTELPLDALETADRNGEGGGRRHEHRPPTRRGPCYGRGHRTIFGSPHNPLDHAVAVPFLPGPTRDRDVGPEYQQVELD
- a CDS encoding non-reducing end alpha-L-arabinofuranosidase family hydrolase gives rise to the protein MKGLHRLGRRRRAVVAGLSAAAALAGAATLLPSSAGAATLGTQAVPSGRYFGTAVAAGRLGDSAYSTILDREFNMITPENEMKWDATEPSRGSFNFGPADQIVSHATSHGQQLRGHTLVWHSQLPTWVSGITDAATLRSVMNNHITTTMAHFKGKIHSWDVVNEAFADGSTQLRSSVFQKVLGEGFIEEAFRTARAADPAAKLCYNDYNIENWTDAKTQGLYAMVRDFKSRGVPIDCVGFQSHFGTSGPPASFGTTLSNFAALGVDVQITELDIATAPPTAYANTVKACLNVSRCTGITVWGIRDSDSWRSADNPLLFDSGGNPKPAYDAVISALGSGTSPSTSPSTSSSASPSASPSSTDQPRVKTRRVRPTADGTTTSPSPSATGSLPSTFQWSSSGVLISPKSDASHNIAGIKDPSVVYYKGKYHVFASVADSSGYSMVYLSFTDWSQAGSATHHYLDQSPIGTGYRAAPQVFYFAPQDLWYLVYQTGGNASYSTNADISNPNGWSAPKGFYSSMPAIISQNIGNGYWVDMWVICDSANCYLFSSDDNGQLYRSQTTLSQFPNGMTNTVIAAQDANRNNLFEASNVYKVQGKNQYLLLVEAIGSDGRRYFRSWTSGSIDGSWTALAASESNPFAAAGNVTFPSGAWTKDISHGELIRAGYDQTLTISPCKMRYLYQGQDPNASGDYNSLPWRLGLLTQSNSTC